AAGAAGCTTTATACATTAGATTAAAAGGTCCTAATAAGGTTGTTGAGCACGACACAAAGGTTATAGTAGATAAAAAGACTGCAGAAAGTGTTATGATGGGTGCTAATGTTTACAAACCTGGAGTAAAGAAAATTGTAGGTCACGGAAAAGAGGTCAGTGTGATAAGTGAAAACGGAGTAATAGTTGCTGAAGGAGAGATAGTTAATCAAGGGAATTTAATAGTTAAGGTCACGAATCCTCTATATTATGCACCACCGTTAGCTGACTTAGATTTAGTTAAGGAGGGATATGTAATTCTTCAAGGTAAAGCGTCTATGTATGTTGCTCATTTACTAGATCCTAAGCCTAATGAAATAATAATTGATATGACTGCTTTTCCTGGAGGAAAATTGACCCATATATATCAACTAGAACCTAAAAGTAAAGTAATTGGATTTGATCATACAAAGAAAAAAGTTGAAGAATTAAGGGAGAAAGTTAGAAAAATGCACATGAATATTGAAGTTTATTTAGCAGATTCCAGATATCTTTATGAAGATTATGGTATAAGAGATGTTGATAAAGTAATTATTGACCCTCCTTGTTCCGCTTTAGGTATAAGGCCAAAGGTTTATGATAAAAAGACAAAAGAGGATATTCTTAACTTTTATTATTATCAAAAACAATTTATTAACTCTGCATATAAAATATTGAAAAAAGGTGGGACTTTAGTTTACTCTACATGTACCGTTACTTCATGGGAAAATGAGAAAGTAATTGAAGATGAGAGATTTGAAATTGAGGAGATTGTAAGATTTCATCCGCATGTTCATGATTTAACAGGGTTTTTTATAGCCAAATTAGTTAAGAAAAAGTGATGCCGCTTGAAGAATATTTAGGTAAAAAGCCCAGGATAGCTGAAAGAGTATATATTCATCCTACTGCATACGTAATAGGTGATGTTGCAATAGGCGAGTTTTCAAGTCTCTGGCATTATGTTGTAGTAAGAGGCGATAATGATTCTATTGAAATTGGTAAGGAAACGAATGTACAAGAAAGTACTACTATTCACACTGACCCTGGGTATAAAGTGATAATAGGTGATAGGGTAACTATTGGACATAATGCAATAATTCATGGCGCTAAAGTTTCTTCCAATGTGATAATAGGTATGGGAGCGATCCTTTTAAATGGCTCAGAAGTAGGGGAGTATTCAATCATAGGTGCTGGCGCAGTAGTGACTCAAGGCAGTAAAATTCCGCCATATAGCATAGCTGTTGGCGTACCAGCTAAGGTAATAAGGAAAGTGACTGAAGAAGAGATAAAATTAATTTCTGAGAATGCTGAAGAATATTTAAAGCACGTAAGGAGGTTTTTAAAAATTGAATAGAGATCTAAAGGCATTTAGGTGGTTTATTAAAACCCAGTTATTAAAGGATCCCTTTAATCCAGCTTATGCGACATTTAAAGTTACCTCTAGATGCAATCTTCATTGTACTTTTTGTTCACCAGAGTACTATTCTGGCAAGCTTGGTGAGGCAAGTACTGAAACAGTTAAAAAGATAATTGATAATTTAAGGAACTCTTCAATAGTGGTATTATCTTTTGAAGGAGGAGAACCTACAATAAGAAATGATATCTTAGAACTCTTAAGATATGCTCATGATGGTTCATTCTATGTGATGTTAACTACTAATGGGTATAGGCTGAATGACGAAGATTTCCTTGTTAAACTAGCAGATAGCATTGATTTTCTCCATTATTCAATAGACGAATATCATTGGAATGTCAAAGCTTTAGATAATTTGTGCAAGTTTAGGCAATATGGCCTCAAGGTTAATGTACAGACAGTAGTTACGAGATATAATTTGCATAAGCTAGAGGAAAAAGTGAAAAAAGTTAAGGAATGTAAATATAAAATCGTAATACTTCCAGCAATTGACTACCCGGAATCTAAAGTCAAACTAGCTCCAGACCCTTATGAATTGTATAAAGTAATGTCGGATTTGAAAAGGAAATATGGGCCTACAATAAATAACTCGTGGGGCT
The nucleotide sequence above comes from Sulfurisphaera javensis. Encoded proteins:
- a CDS encoding methyltransferase domain-containing protein, producing the protein MAERLEYDEFVIDDLKKIYGSYLNEFLRSILIPNSRLYIRVNTIKTSVEKVLKELNFLQMDEDFEEALYIRLKGPNKVVEHDTKVIVDKKTAESVMMGANVYKPGVKKIVGHGKEVSVISENGVIVAEGEIVNQGNLIVKVTNPLYYAPPLADLDLVKEGYVILQGKASMYVAHLLDPKPNEIIIDMTAFPGGKLTHIYQLEPKSKVIGFDHTKKKVEELREKVRKMHMNIEVYLADSRYLYEDYGIRDVDKVIIDPPCSALGIRPKVYDKKTKEDILNFYYYQKQFINSAYKILKKGGTLVYSTCTVTSWENEKVIEDERFEIEEIVRFHPHVHDLTGFFIAKLVKKK
- a CDS encoding gamma carbonic anhydrase family protein, giving the protein MPLEEYLGKKPRIAERVYIHPTAYVIGDVAIGEFSSLWHYVVVRGDNDSIEIGKETNVQESTTIHTDPGYKVIIGDRVTIGHNAIIHGAKVSSNVIIGMGAILLNGSEVGEYSIIGAGAVVTQGSKIPPYSIAVGVPAKVIRKVTEEEIKLISENAEEYLKHVRRFLKIE
- a CDS encoding radical SAM/SPASM domain-containing protein, translating into MNRDLKAFRWFIKTQLLKDPFNPAYATFKVTSRCNLHCTFCSPEYYSGKLGEASTETVKKIIDNLRNSSIVVLSFEGGEPTIRNDILELLRYAHDGSFYVMLTTNGYRLNDEDFLVKLADSIDFLHYSIDEYHWNVKALDNLCKFRQYGLKVNVQTVVTRYNLHKLEEKVKKVKECKYKIVILPAIDYPESKVKLAPDPYELYKVMSDLKRKYGPTINNSWGFINALIGKVSTKRVVSYAISVYPNGDLPYPDDINGKIVGNLSKEKLEEILKKPIVKELQRYMLNNQAKFEYLHLQTASFNSVKDLAEYIYEMIKWRFLGKA